CAGCAATAATTGTAAACCCATGGGCAAGAAAATAAGGAATAGAATATTTAGCCTTGCCCAACTCTGATGTTTCCCCAAATTGTTTTGGTGTTTGATTGCGCACATCATCTATCAAAATTATACCATTCGGCGCCAACAAATTTTGCTCAACAATAACTTGTGCTTCTTCCAATTGTAACAAGGCTGTCGGTTCTATTGGTGTCATGTCTCCTGTATCAACATAGAGTAAATCAATACTTTGTGGTGCACATTTTTTAAGAAAATCTACTGAAGAAGTAACATGATAGAATAGATAATCACTAAAATCAGCTGTTATTATTTTACAACGCTCAATATGTGCTGAAATAATATCAATAGTATGAATCGTTGGATTAAGATGCGACAAACATTCTGCCGCCATTCTTGTGAAAAAACCCGCTCCCCAATCCCAATTTTTTGGTTCATCTGGCGTCCAATACTGTACATCATCTTGATTACACCCGGCAAGTCCGCCATGCACAAAGCTCCTTGATGTGCCAAGCTCAACCACTACATGCCCATTATTATTTTTAAAGTGTTCAAATGCCATTTTAAACGTATGATAACGAGACTGTGGTTTTATCCTAAAATGTGACCAATCATAACCAACATACGTTCCTTGCTCCAAATAATTTTTATATTTATCCAGCACTCGATCAATGCTGTCATCAGCATTAACCAACAAAAAGTTACATAATAAAATAAATCCACACATCTTATTTAACTTCATTTTCTTCCTTTATATTGAGTGCCCTTTGCATAAACGTAAGTAACATTTCAATACGATTTATATACGTATGATTATTTTTCACAAAATCCATTAATTCATATAATTCACTTATCGGCGTATTATCTATGTGTGCTTTAGCATCATAAAATAATTGATACGTATCTGGATTATAAACAACTTTGCCTTTAAAAAGATCATACACAATTTTGTTATTAGTAACCCCCCACTGTCCATAACTTATGTTTTTAAATATTCTGCACGGGATATAACCCTTTTCACATTGATACGGCCCTTGTATCGCTGGTGCCATGTAAGATGTTGCAATTAAATCAATATTTTCTTCTCTAGAAACATTAATTTTATGATTAAATACAACATCATTCTCTCTACACGCCTTTTTAAATCCTGCTAACTCAACCTGATTACCAAATCGTCCACCACCTATTGTCCCAACCCAACTAATAATGGATCTTTGATTATCTTTTATGCGATGTTGTTTTACTCGTTCAATTTCATGTGGTAATAAATCTGTTGCCCATGGCATAAAAATCATTTTTTCTTTACTATTGCAATAAATACAATCTCCTAATTTTTCTGGCGCATAAGGCAAGCAATCATCCGTATACACTTGCAATAAAATACATCGATTATTGTTAAATAATTCTTGATAATTATCTGAATTCCAATTATGTACAATATAATAACAATCTTGTCGTTTTGGCATTTCTCCATCAACCTGACCTTCTGTTATAAACAAAGCATTATGGAGATCCACATGTTGCATCTCATCTTGATTTTTTACCCAATACACCTCATAGCCAAGATGCTTAAATGCGCGGTAAAAACCCTCATGAATGTATGAATGAGTGTGTGAATGTAATGGATGCCCCCATATAATTACCTTGGAAAAAAAAGACAGTTTACCATGTGCTAAAAAAGGAAAACTTATACAGCACAATATATAAAGATACAAAATAGTATTTTTTGTTACTATCACACTAATTCTCCATACTTTGAATAGTACTTTTTTCTATAGTATTATCACACCATAAAAAAAAACTCTATATTTTTCTCCCTTTATCTTTCTACAATGGTTCTAAAAGAATGCATATAAGGGAGAAATTATGAAGCATACTCTTAATTTTAATGTATTGACTATTATAAAAATAATAGTCGCGCTCGTCTTACAACACAATATTTTCTTGCAATCACATTCATTATCTAACGAACCTGCTTGTTTTTATAAAAACATTCCCGTTTTAGTCACAGGAGGATGTGGTTTTATTGGATCTCATCTTGTCGAAAAATTAGTTGAACTCGGAGCACAAGTATCAATTTTGGATGATTTAAGCTCTGGTAACGAAGCAAATATATCTGTTGTAGCTGATAAAGTTACCTTACTACGTAGCAGCATCACCGATTTTGAAACATGTCTTGCGGCAACCAAAAATAAAGAAATTATTTTTCATCTTGCCGCATTTATATCGGTGCCTGCGTCCGTTGACAATCCTTACAACTGCCATGAAACAAATGTTACAGGAACACATAACTTACTTGAAGCCGCACGAATTAACAATGTAAAACGATTTGTCTTTTCATCTACGTGCGCTATATATGGCGACTCTCAGTTGCAATGTAATGAGGAAATGAAATCAACTCCCACATCTCCTTATGGTTTTTCAAAACTAATTGGAGAAACATATTGCAAAGAATATACAAAAGTGTTCAATATGGAAACAGTGATAATGCGCTATTTTAATGTTTATGGTCCTCGCCAAAATCCTCATGCATGCTATGCAGGTGTTATTGCAAAATTTACACATAATATGGAACATGATCTTCCTATCACTATTTTTGGTGATGGTACCCAAACACGCGACTATGTACCTGTGCATACTGTTGTTGAAGCAAATATATTTCTTGGCATGTGCGAAAAAAATCATATTCAAGGAGAAGTCTTCAATATAGCAACGGAAAGAAGTATTACTGTGCTCGAACTAGTAGATATACTCAGAAAAAAATATACTCTTTATAAAGGTAATATTATATTTATGCCTGCACGAGCAGGAGATGTAAAACATGTTGCTGCTGATTGTTCAAAATATATGAATTTATACAATCGAATGACATACGTATCAACTTATTAGGATAATACAAATGACCATAACACTATTATTAGCTGCTATTTTTTTTATCAGTAATAGCCAAACTACTACTGCTATGCCTCCCAGACTTGATCAATTTGATCATATCGTTACTACAGAACCATGGCTCTTAAAAGATGAATCATCACCACATATTGATCGTAAAAAAATTATTAAAAACAATGCTCTAATGCCCGAAGCTTGGTATCTTCACCTTTATCAACTTATGAAAGATACCCATGAACTTTTTACTCTTTACAAACTTGAGTATTGGATACAAGGTGGTACATTACTTGGCACAGTTCGTCACAAAGGCATTATTCCCTGGGACGATGATATTGATATCAATCTCAAATTGGACGACAAAGAATTATTTATTTCGCTAATCCCTCTCTTAGAAACACTTGGCTACGAAGTATCACCTGTATGGTTTGGATATAAAATTGCAGCTCATGAAGTGTTTACGTTCGGTGATAAAAAGGGAGCTCCATGCATAGACATTTTTTTCACCATAGAAAAAGATGGAAAAGTTTACTATGACAAACATTGGATGAAAAGAGACGATGAACCAATTTATATAACAAAAGAAGAACTGTATCCCTTAAAAATTTATTCTTTTGGTGAAACAATAACTTTAGGACCAAATAATCCCGTTCCTTATCTTAATGCATCATTTTCACCAGACTGGCCCCACTACGCCAGAATATGGAACCATTTTTCTCACATTCAAGAAGAACGAGAACTCACTCAAGATGATATGATTGCTGCACAACCAACAGGACCTCTTCTTGATCGGGTATTGACCAATCCAATGAATTCTATTCGTATATACGCAAGCATGGTAGGTGACTTATTCCATTATGGACACGTAACATTTCTTAAGCAAGCACGTACTTTAGGTACTCACCTTATAGTAGGAATAATACCTGATGATGTAGCAACTACATATAAAAGACAACCAATTTTACGACAAGAAGAACGCATAAAAGTAATCTCTGGGTGTCAATATGTTAATGAAATCATTGCCAATGCACCACTTGCTATTACTAAAGATTTTATTGCACAACATAATATTGATTTTGTGGTTCATGGAGATGATTTTACACAAGAGCAACTTCAAACGTACTTCGCTGACGCAATTGCTCTTAATATCATGCGCATAACTCCCTACACAAAAGGAATCTCTACTACTCAGATCATTGAGAGAATAAAAAACAG
This portion of the Candidatus Babeliales bacterium genome encodes:
- a CDS encoding NAD-dependent epimerase/dehydratase family protein: MKHTLNFNVLTIIKIIVALVLQHNIFLQSHSLSNEPACFYKNIPVLVTGGCGFIGSHLVEKLVELGAQVSILDDLSSGNEANISVVADKVTLLRSSITDFETCLAATKNKEIIFHLAAFISVPASVDNPYNCHETNVTGTHNLLEAARINNVKRFVFSSTCAIYGDSQLQCNEEMKSTPTSPYGFSKLIGETYCKEYTKVFNMETVIMRYFNVYGPRQNPHACYAGVIAKFTHNMEHDLPITIFGDGTQTRDYVPVHTVVEANIFLGMCEKNHIQGEVFNIATERSITVLELVDILRKKYTLYKGNIIFMPARAGDVKHVAADCSKYMNLYNRMTYVSTY
- a CDS encoding LicD family protein — protein: MTITLLLAAIFFISNSQTTTAMPPRLDQFDHIVTTEPWLLKDESSPHIDRKKIIKNNALMPEAWYLHLYQLMKDTHELFTLYKLEYWIQGGTLLGTVRHKGIIPWDDDIDINLKLDDKELFISLIPLLETLGYEVSPVWFGYKIAAHEVFTFGDKKGAPCIDIFFTIEKDGKVYYDKHWMKRDDEPIYITKEELYPLKIYSFGETITLGPNNPVPYLNASFSPDWPHYARIWNHFSHIQEERELTQDDMIAAQPTGPLLDRVLTNPMNSIRIYASMVGDLFHYGHVTFLKQARTLGTHLIVGIIPDDVATTYKRQPILRQEERIKVISGCQYVNEIIANAPLAITKDFIAQHNIDFVVHGDDFTQEQLQTYFADAIALNIMRITPYTKGISTTQIIERIKNSLIEKR